One Gossypium hirsutum isolate 1008001.06 chromosome A11, Gossypium_hirsutum_v2.1, whole genome shotgun sequence genomic window carries:
- the LOC107923126 gene encoding uncharacterized protein, with protein MGDVILFVDNFSSNSSISLCRICHEEELESFKSLEVPCACSGTVKFAHRDCIQRWCNEKGNTTCEICLQEYEPGYTVTVPSKKAQLIEDAVTIRDSLQIPRTEVEAEEQRLVALAEENELSECTSAADRGASCCQSLALIFTVVLLVKHLFAVLNGETDHYPFALLTILFFRATGIILPMYILIRVIKAIRNSIRRQLHVTDEDISNFDDEDNVEQLQNV; from the exons ATGGGAGATGTTATTTTGTTTGTCGATAATTTCTCATCGAATTCTTCAATTTCACTCTGTAGAATTTGCCATGAAGAAGAGTTGGAAAGCTTTAAGAGCTTGGAAGTTCCTTGTGCTTGTTCAGGCACTGTTAAG TTTGCTCATAGAGATTGTATACAGAGATGGTGTAACGAGAAGGGAAACACAACTTGTGAAATTTGTCTTCAG GAATATGAACCAGGATATACAGTAACAGTTCCTTCAAAGAAGGCTCAGCTGATTGAAGATGCTGTAACCATCAg AGATAGCCTACAAATTCCAAGAACAGAGGTTGAAGCAGAAGAGCAAAGATTAGTGGCATTGGCTGAGGAAAATGAATTGTCCGAATGTACTTCAGCTGCAGACAGAGGGGCATCTTGCTGCCAATCATTGGCCCTCATT TTTACTGTCGTCTTGCTGGTCAAACATCTCTTTGCTGTGCTGAATGGCGAAACTGATCATTATCCATTTGCACTTCTTACA ATATTGTTTTTTAGAGCTACTGGCATTATACTGCCAATGTACATATTGATTCGGGTAATTAAAGCTATTCGGAACAGCATTCGGCGACAGTTGCAT GTTACCGACGAGGATATCTCCAACTTTGATGATGAAGACAATGTTGAGCAGCTTCAAAATGTCTGA
- the LOC107923648 gene encoding uncharacterized protein, whose product MGNYTSTCCIQDASLNKFAKVIDAQGNLRLVKLPANAADFMLEEPGYIISPVEELKRSRRPVAMRADDELLVGKVYVLVPTGRIHRKVTDADMAIIAVACRRKKKTNGAKVLPEDREVEECMKGVPIPPPAYPFGNYRPWIPVLEAIPELL is encoded by the coding sequence ATGGGAAACTACACATCCACCTGCTGCATCCAGGATGCCAGCCTTAACAAATTTGCCAAGGTTATTGATGCTCAGGGGAACCTGCGGCTAGTGAAGCTCCCAGCAAATGCAGCCGACTTTATGCTTGAGGAACCTGGCTACATCATCTCTCCCGTGGAAGAGCTCAAACGAAGCCGTCGCCCGGTTGCTATGCGAGCTGACGATGAACTTTTGGTAGGCAAAGTTTATGTTCTGGTCCCTACAGGAAGGATTCATCGCAAAGTAACGGATGCGGATATGGCCATCATAGCAGTAGCTTGTCGTCGAAAGAAAAAGACAAATGGTGCTAAGGTTTTACCGGAAGATAGGGAAGTTGAGGAATGTATGAAGGGGGTTCCTATTCCTCCGCCTGCCTACCCATTTGGGAATTACAGGCCCTGGATACCTGTATTGGAAGCTATTCCTGAATTGCTATAA